A window from Chitinophaga filiformis encodes these proteins:
- a CDS encoding S41 family peptidase yields MLRRPITLLMLTGITCLTARAQSTETLLLRSPSISQHQIAFNYAGDIWTTDENGQHPQRITVNPDVELEPMLSPDGKWIAFSGNYEGNVDIYVVAANGGIPRRITYHPDADIIRGWHGNDKIIFASTRQSISPRFQQLYEADIAGGMPVKLKMPEAHQGNISPDGLYTAYIKQPDPTERGGTYHPFKHYRGGNMPRIWIFNNQTNAVTEIPDAGSNNIRPVWLGNDVCFLSDRNGTMNVFRYSLSTKTVTQLTNHKDFDVKTLFSDGKTLVYEQGGRINKWDAASGKSTALSINLQADLPYKRPHYVNASLNTLGGISLSPTGVRAVVQFRGDVLTLPLEKGDMRNLTATPGIHERTPAWSADGKSIAYFSDASGEYALHIRDQKAEKPAVIIPLDPGFYYSPVWSPDSKKIVFRDKRLRLLYVDVDSKKISQIDEDTYDRPDQNFDANWSPDSRWITYNKRLPNNLQAVFLYNLADKKSYQLTDGRSEANEPVFSRDGKYLFFYASTNYAQNTGWLDMTSFERNTLSNIYAVVLANNLPSPLSPESDDEQEKKEAPAKDTSKLTRIDLENIDQRIVALPLPAQNYSQLNGLVNGKLLYRSDNILYSYDIAKRKSDVLLNGINSYTVSQNGEKLLYVTAIAAGIVGTASKSNVGEGTLNIGNIRTLVDPAAEWNQMFDELWRIERDFFYVDNMHGADWKAVKKKYQRFLPYVGHREDLNYLFSEMMGELVIGHSYVSQGDFPKPITESVGLLGADYSIENGRFRFAKIYSGLNWNPQFQSPLTQPGINVKEGDYLLAVNGVPLDARTNLYSLFQATAGKQVRILVNQRADTTGAKEYTVVPVTNEVMLRHMNWVEGNRKRVDQLSNGKLAYVYMPNTGGDGYNYFNRYYFSQLDKKGVIIDERFNGGGSAADYVIDLLNRDLLNYWGTREGQPMTTPGNAIFGPKAMIINGYAGSGGDLMPFMFHEKKLGPLVGTTTMGILVGIYNYPQLMDGGFVTAPRLGIFSKDGKWIIENKGVEPDVQVEMSPADVIAGKDPQLEKTVELLMKEIKDVPVVKKPNGPVRAE; encoded by the coding sequence ATGCTCAGAAGACCTATTACCCTGCTTATGTTGACAGGCATAACCTGCCTGACGGCCAGGGCACAATCAACAGAAACCCTGTTACTGCGTTCCCCATCTATCAGCCAACATCAGATCGCATTTAACTATGCAGGCGACATATGGACCACGGATGAAAACGGGCAGCACCCACAGCGTATCACTGTCAATCCAGACGTGGAACTTGAGCCTATGTTGTCGCCCGACGGCAAATGGATCGCCTTCAGCGGCAACTATGAAGGCAATGTCGACATCTATGTAGTGGCCGCAAATGGCGGCATTCCTCGCCGTATCACCTACCATCCGGATGCTGATATTATACGCGGATGGCACGGTAACGATAAGATCATTTTCGCCTCTACACGTCAATCTATTTCGCCCCGTTTTCAACAGCTGTATGAAGCCGATATAGCAGGAGGTATGCCGGTAAAGTTGAAAATGCCGGAAGCTCACCAGGGTAACATCTCGCCTGACGGATTATATACTGCCTATATTAAACAACCCGATCCAACAGAAAGAGGCGGTACATATCATCCATTTAAACACTACCGGGGCGGTAATATGCCACGTATCTGGATATTCAATAACCAGACAAATGCCGTGACAGAGATCCCCGATGCAGGCTCCAACAACATCCGTCCGGTGTGGCTTGGCAATGATGTATGCTTTTTGAGCGACCGTAACGGCACCATGAATGTGTTTCGGTATTCCCTCTCTACCAAGACAGTTACACAGCTAACGAATCACAAAGACTTTGATGTAAAGACGCTTTTCTCTGACGGAAAAACGTTGGTATATGAGCAAGGTGGCCGCATCAACAAATGGGACGCCGCTTCAGGCAAAAGCACAGCGCTCAGTATTAACCTGCAGGCAGATCTGCCTTACAAGCGCCCCCACTATGTCAATGCATCTCTCAATACACTTGGCGGGATCAGCCTTTCTCCCACCGGCGTAAGGGCTGTGGTACAGTTCAGAGGCGATGTATTGACGCTGCCCCTTGAAAAGGGCGATATGCGTAATCTTACCGCAACACCCGGTATTCACGAACGCACGCCGGCATGGTCTGCCGATGGGAAATCTATTGCTTATTTCTCTGATGCGAGCGGTGAGTATGCCCTGCATATCCGCGATCAGAAAGCGGAGAAACCTGCAGTTATCATTCCCCTGGATCCCGGCTTTTACTATAGCCCAGTGTGGTCGCCGGACAGTAAAAAGATCGTATTCCGGGATAAACGTCTGCGCCTGCTGTATGTGGATGTCGACAGTAAAAAGATCTCCCAGATAGATGAAGACACCTACGATCGCCCTGACCAGAACTTCGATGCCAACTGGAGCCCTGACTCCCGTTGGATTACATACAACAAAAGGCTTCCTAACAATCTGCAGGCAGTCTTCCTGTACAATCTTGCTGATAAGAAAAGCTATCAACTCACTGATGGCCGCAGTGAAGCCAATGAGCCGGTATTCAGCAGGGACGGCAAATACCTCTTCTTCTATGCCAGCACTAACTATGCACAGAACACAGGCTGGCTGGATATGACCTCCTTCGAGCGTAACACGCTTAGCAATATCTATGCGGTGGTACTGGCCAACAACCTCCCTTCCCCACTTTCACCTGAGAGTGATGACGAACAGGAGAAAAAAGAGGCTCCTGCAAAAGACACTTCAAAGCTGACCCGTATAGATCTGGAGAACATTGACCAGCGCATAGTAGCGCTTCCCTTGCCGGCACAAAACTATAGCCAGCTGAATGGCCTTGTAAACGGCAAATTGTTATACCGCTCAGACAATATCCTTTACAGTTACGATATCGCGAAGCGTAAAAGTGATGTACTCCTGAATGGGATCAATAGCTATACCGTGAGCCAGAATGGTGAGAAACTATTGTATGTCACCGCTATAGCTGCCGGCATTGTAGGTACTGCCAGTAAATCGAATGTAGGCGAAGGCACGCTGAATATTGGGAATATTCGTACCCTCGTAGATCCCGCTGCAGAATGGAACCAGATGTTTGACGAACTATGGCGCATCGAACGCGATTTCTTTTATGTAGACAATATGCATGGCGCCGACTGGAAGGCCGTGAAAAAGAAATACCAGCGCTTTCTGCCTTATGTGGGCCATAGGGAAGACCTCAACTACCTCTTCAGCGAAATGATGGGAGAACTGGTGATAGGTCATAGCTATGTAAGTCAGGGCGATTTTCCAAAACCGATCACTGAATCTGTAGGTTTGCTCGGTGCAGATTATAGCATTGAAAATGGTCGTTTCCGTTTTGCGAAGATCTATTCCGGATTGAACTGGAATCCACAGTTCCAGTCTCCTCTTACACAGCCAGGCATCAATGTGAAAGAAGGAGATTATCTGCTGGCGGTGAATGGCGTACCCCTGGATGCCAGGACCAATCTTTACAGCCTGTTTCAGGCCACTGCGGGCAAACAGGTACGCATACTGGTGAATCAGCGGGCCGATACCACCGGCGCAAAAGAATATACGGTGGTGCCTGTTACCAATGAGGTAATGCTTCGTCATATGAACTGGGTAGAAGGTAACCGTAAAAGGGTAGATCAACTGAGCAATGGTAAACTGGCATATGTCTATATGCCTAATACCGGTGGCGATGGCTATAATTATTTCAACCGTTATTACTTCTCACAGCTGGACAAGAAAGGTGTGATCATAGACGAGCGCTTTAATGGTGGCGGATCGGCGGCTGACTATGTGATTGACCTCCTGAATCGCGACCTGCTGAACTATTGGGGTACTCGCGAAGGTCAGCCTATGACCACTCCCGGCAATGCCATATTCGGCCCCAAAGCCATGATCATAAATGGCTATGCCGGCTCCGGCGGAGACCTGATGCCATTCATGTTCCATGAAAAGAAGCTGGGACCATTGGTAGGCACTACCACCATGGGCATCCTCGTGGGCATCTATAATTATCCGCAGCTGATGGATGGCGGTTTTGTGACTGCGCCGCGATTAGGCATCTTCAGTAAAGACGGCAAATGGATCATCGAAAACAAAGGCGTAGAGCCCGATGTGCAGGTGGAAATGAGCCCGGCTGATGTGATTGCAGGCAAAGATCCGCAGCTGGAAAAGACGGTGGAATTGCTGATGAAGGAGATAAAAGATGTTCCCGTTGTGAAGAAGCCAAACGGACCCGTAAGAGCTGAATAA
- a CDS encoding ComEC/Rec2 family competence protein, with product MFVAFLKRAPFLRLILSLSAGISVQLYIPFNPLILLTAAGLPGLVLLAFKKLPFRIRYQYDWLRGAALQLLVVCCGSLLVYYADIRHSSHYFDTLARPGDLLQVTIREPLQPKARSYKTVVSVDHIIRNDSSIPAKGKLLVYLTKDSAAGSLQYGDRLLIRLQTTPVQYSGNPGAFNYRRYCASQQIYHQAFLSSAEWRRLPEGENQVIMQWVLQCRAYCLHTLQQYIGGREAGLAAALLIGYRYDLDRAMVQEYTNTGIVHIIAISGMHLALIYGALLWILRWWPKHRFSEELKGVLIILLLWAFTLLTGGAASVLRATVMFSFITLGKFMLDRYTNIYNTLAASAFLLLCYEPRLLVDAGFQLSYLAVLSIVICYRRTYHLFQSSRKWVDKLWDMIALTIAAQVMTLPLCLYYFHQFPVFFLPANVLVVPLSTIVLYGEILLMIVGGVPVLAHGTGLALQLLMQWMNRAVSWIGHLPGALITDINMHPVSVGCLYICIAGLLGYWLHKWRRGWLVALTGAAVWSISNMLWRVDELYQHKMVVYNIPEHTWLDIVEGRRISMTGDRELMNNDSLYNYYLRPAQVLYGIKQRVYTDIDSAAFAGLRILSLGQKRLVIVDRVLPGARLQKKLRTDYLLLSHNPHLDIRQLEQMFVVGCYIFDASSTLRNIRQWKSDCYMLTLRFFSVPDQGAYVVNF from the coding sequence ATGTTTGTAGCCTTTCTTAAACGTGCGCCATTTCTGCGCCTGATTTTATCCTTATCCGCCGGTATATCAGTACAGTTATATATACCGTTTAATCCGCTGATACTTCTTACTGCAGCGGGTTTGCCAGGATTGGTACTACTTGCGTTCAAAAAACTGCCTTTTCGTATCCGCTATCAGTACGATTGGCTACGCGGTGCAGCACTGCAATTGTTGGTTGTTTGCTGTGGAAGTTTACTGGTGTATTACGCTGACATCCGCCATAGCAGCCATTATTTCGATACCCTGGCAAGGCCGGGAGACCTGCTGCAGGTAACAATACGGGAACCATTACAGCCCAAAGCGCGGTCGTATAAGACCGTTGTCAGTGTAGATCATATAATACGCAATGACAGCAGCATACCGGCGAAGGGTAAATTGTTAGTATACCTAACAAAAGACAGCGCAGCAGGGAGTTTACAATACGGGGACCGATTACTGATACGATTGCAGACAACACCGGTGCAGTACAGTGGTAACCCCGGTGCCTTTAACTACAGGCGTTATTGCGCGAGCCAGCAGATATACCATCAGGCTTTCCTGTCATCAGCGGAATGGAGGCGCCTGCCGGAAGGGGAGAACCAGGTCATCATGCAATGGGTACTGCAATGCCGCGCATATTGTCTGCATACGTTGCAGCAATACATTGGCGGCCGGGAAGCAGGACTGGCAGCGGCTTTACTAATAGGCTACCGTTATGATCTGGACCGGGCAATGGTGCAGGAATACACCAACACCGGCATCGTGCATATCATCGCTATTTCAGGAATGCACCTGGCGCTTATCTACGGCGCATTACTATGGATACTGCGCTGGTGGCCAAAGCACCGTTTTTCAGAGGAGCTCAAAGGAGTTCTTATCATTCTCTTATTATGGGCCTTCACCTTATTGACCGGAGGCGCTGCATCTGTATTACGTGCAACCGTGATGTTTAGTTTCATTACCCTTGGGAAATTTATGCTGGACCGCTATACGAACATCTACAACACACTGGCGGCATCTGCTTTTCTGCTGCTGTGCTATGAACCGCGGTTGCTTGTTGATGCAGGCTTTCAGCTATCTTACCTGGCGGTATTAAGTATTGTCATTTGTTACCGGCGAACATATCATCTGTTCCAGAGCAGCAGGAAGTGGGTGGATAAGTTGTGGGATATGATAGCACTCACAATTGCAGCACAGGTAATGACCTTGCCGCTTTGTCTTTATTACTTCCATCAGTTCCCGGTTTTCTTTCTTCCTGCCAATGTGCTCGTCGTGCCGCTATCGACTATTGTATTGTATGGTGAGATCCTGCTGATGATAGTTGGAGGTGTACCAGTGCTTGCACATGGTACAGGACTGGCCTTACAGCTGCTGATGCAATGGATGAACAGGGCCGTTAGCTGGATAGGGCATCTGCCGGGCGCATTGATCACAGACATCAATATGCATCCGGTGAGTGTTGGCTGCCTGTACATCTGCATTGCCGGCCTGCTCGGCTACTGGCTGCACAAATGGCGGCGGGGATGGCTGGTGGCCCTGACAGGGGCCGCGGTATGGAGTATCAGCAACATGTTATGGCGGGTGGATGAACTGTACCAGCATAAAATGGTTGTCTACAACATACCGGAACATACCTGGTTAGATATCGTTGAGGGACGTAGGATAAGCATGACCGGCGATAGGGAACTGATGAACAATGATTCTTTATACAATTACTATTTGCGGCCAGCCCAAGTGTTGTATGGTATAAAACAACGCGTGTATACAGACATTGATAGTGCTGCATTTGCCGGTTTACGTATCCTTTCTTTAGGGCAAAAACGGCTGGTTATTGTGGACAGGGTACTTCCAGGGGCTCGTCTGCAGAAAAAGTTGCGGACAGATTATCTTTTACTATCACATAATCCACACCTGGATATCAGACAATTGGAACAGATGTTCGTTGTAGGGTGTTATATTTTTGATGCTTCCAGTACACTGCGGAACATTCGACAATGGAAAAGTGATTGTTACATGCTAACTTTGCGCTTCTTTTCGGTTCCGGACCAGGGAGCCTATGTTGTAAATTTCTAA
- the purH gene encoding bifunctional phosphoribosylaminoimidazolecarboxamide formyltransferase/IMP cyclohydrolase: MQKQIKSALISVFYKDNLENIVKKLGEQGVTIYSTGGTQKFIEDQGVKCVAVEDLTAYPSILGGRVKTLHPKVFGGILARRENPQDLEQLQQYAIPELDLVIVDLYPFEETVKSTKEEQTIIEKIDIGGVSLIRAAAKNYKDVVIVASKDQYADLEKVLTDNSGATSIEERRAFAAKAFEVCANYDVAIAQYFLNNEPAAYFQVSAPQGQVMRYGENPHQKGVFYGDLSEIFNKLHGKELSYNNLVDVDAACQLIQEFTETTFAVIKHTNVCGIASRSTLKAAWDAALAGDKESAFGGVLVTNAVIDKTTAESISEIFFEILIAPGFDADALTVLQAKKNRILLQQLQPVKAPYVYKNVLNGVLLQENDKGNYQEWNEAGARPATAAEKADLEFANIVCKHLKSNAIALVKDKQLIGKGCGQTSRIDSLRHAIAKANQFSFDLKGAAMASDAFFPFDDCVRIAHEEGITSVIQPGGSVRDNDSIEFCKQNGMVMVMTGTRHFRH, from the coding sequence ATGCAAAAGCAAATTAAATCAGCATTGATCTCCGTTTTCTATAAAGATAACCTGGAGAACATTGTAAAAAAGTTAGGTGAACAGGGAGTAACTATTTATTCGACTGGAGGTACCCAGAAGTTCATTGAGGACCAGGGTGTGAAGTGTGTAGCGGTGGAAGATTTGACAGCGTATCCATCTATTCTGGGTGGACGTGTAAAGACCCTGCATCCGAAGGTATTCGGAGGTATTCTGGCGCGTCGTGAGAACCCGCAGGACCTTGAGCAACTGCAACAGTATGCTATTCCTGAGCTGGACCTGGTGATCGTAGACCTGTATCCTTTCGAGGAAACTGTAAAGAGCACCAAAGAAGAACAAACAATAATTGAGAAAATAGACATCGGCGGTGTATCCCTGATCAGGGCGGCAGCCAAGAACTACAAAGATGTAGTGATCGTTGCTTCCAAAGATCAGTATGCTGACCTGGAAAAAGTGCTGACAGATAATAGCGGCGCTACCAGCATAGAAGAGCGCAGGGCGTTTGCTGCAAAAGCGTTTGAAGTATGTGCTAACTACGATGTGGCAATTGCACAGTATTTCCTGAACAATGAGCCTGCTGCCTACTTCCAGGTATCCGCTCCACAGGGCCAGGTAATGCGTTATGGAGAGAATCCTCACCAGAAAGGCGTGTTCTACGGTGACCTGTCTGAGATCTTCAACAAACTGCACGGTAAGGAACTGTCTTACAACAACCTTGTAGATGTAGACGCTGCCTGCCAGCTGATCCAGGAGTTTACAGAAACCACCTTTGCAGTGATCAAACACACGAACGTATGTGGTATTGCCAGCCGTTCTACCTTAAAGGCGGCATGGGATGCAGCACTGGCGGGTGATAAAGAAAGTGCCTTTGGTGGCGTATTGGTAACCAATGCTGTGATTGACAAAACCACCGCGGAATCTATCAGCGAGATCTTCTTCGAAATATTGATCGCTCCCGGCTTTGATGCAGATGCGCTGACAGTACTGCAGGCGAAAAAGAACCGCATCCTGCTGCAACAATTGCAGCCGGTGAAGGCGCCTTATGTATACAAGAATGTCCTGAACGGCGTACTGCTGCAGGAAAATGATAAGGGTAACTACCAGGAGTGGAATGAAGCCGGTGCAAGACCAGCAACGGCTGCTGAGAAGGCAGACCTCGAATTTGCCAACATCGTATGTAAACACCTGAAATCCAATGCTATTGCTTTGGTAAAAGATAAACAGCTGATTGGTAAAGGTTGTGGCCAGACTTCCCGCATTGATTCATTACGTCATGCCATCGCCAAGGCCAACCAGTTTAGCTTCGATCTGAAAGGCGCAGCAATGGCTTCTGATGCATTCTTCCCATTCGATGACTGTGTGCGTATTGCCCACGAGGAAGGTATCACGTCAGTGATCCAGCCAGGCGGTTCTGTAAGGGACAATGATTCAATAGAATTCTGTAAGCAGAACGGTATGGTAATGGTGATGACCGGTACCCGTCACTTCAGACACTAA
- a CDS encoding RNA polymerase sigma factor has translation MKDADDAVLIQEFKRSGQLDYLAALYQRYMNLVYGVCLRYFDEEASKDAVMQIFEELIGKLQQHEVQNFKSWLHVLTRNHCLMKLRAMKNREGREISLEGLPVMENDSFAHHENGVSIEIHLQGMEKCLETLPEEQKRSVDLFYLKEKSYREVADITGYDMKKVKSYIQNGKRNLKICMEQQDA, from the coding sequence ATGAAGGATGCAGATGATGCAGTGTTGATACAGGAGTTCAAACGCTCCGGTCAGCTGGATTATCTGGCTGCGCTATACCAGCGCTACATGAATCTGGTGTATGGAGTATGCCTGCGTTACTTTGATGAAGAGGCCAGCAAAGACGCTGTCATGCAGATCTTTGAGGAGTTGATCGGAAAGTTACAGCAGCATGAGGTGCAGAACTTTAAGAGCTGGTTGCATGTACTTACCAGGAACCATTGCCTGATGAAGTTGCGTGCTATGAAGAACAGGGAGGGAAGGGAAATTTCTCTCGAAGGACTGCCCGTTATGGAAAATGACTCTTTTGCACATCATGAGAACGGAGTAAGCATAGAGATACATCTGCAGGGCATGGAAAAATGCCTGGAAACTTTGCCGGAAGAGCAAAAGCGTAGTGTAGACCTCTTTTACCTCAAGGAAAAAAGTTATCGTGAAGTAGCTGATATTACAGGATATGATATGAAGAAAGTGAAAAGCTATATTCAGAACGGTAAGCGAAACCTGAAAATTTGTATGGAACAACAAGATGCCTGA
- a CDS encoding energy transducer TonB produces MNRNVDPELIRRYLAGELDNKAMHALEKQALDDPFLADALEGFAERRPDQRVHLADLNRRLEARVQGRDEKKGGLFVLNYRWLAAAGVLLLVCTGLIWLLQVNKGKYNSIASQLPNISDSSITDTLQYYNREEPVAWGKATPEKPLAVSIPADTGLLAAREPRAGAFAAETPLASVMRRDDSIRPMAAAPSMADSLEGRVTEVAAVPAYKAAAEEMATRNAAATAPAAAPTVTTRLIQGRVKALSNAEGMPGVAVSVEGTGKGVITDNEGNFSIRVADTVKDVKLVVAAVGFKSKKLDLNQADANLDITLNEQTSALSDVVVTGYGSGKKAIHYSQDRVVYQPPSPVNGYEQYREYLAKNVQYPASAAAANITGRVRVSVRVMPDGTLEDIKITRRLQPDCDAEALRAVKEGPEWKPASDGRATRVQIDVPFGPK; encoded by the coding sequence ATGAACCGTAATGTGGATCCTGAGCTGATCCGCCGGTATCTGGCAGGAGAGCTGGATAACAAGGCGATGCATGCCCTGGAGAAACAGGCCCTGGACGATCCCTTCCTGGCCGATGCACTGGAAGGCTTTGCTGAGCGCAGGCCGGACCAGCGCGTTCATCTGGCTGATCTGAACAGGCGCCTTGAAGCGAGAGTGCAGGGTAGGGATGAAAAGAAAGGAGGGCTGTTTGTGCTCAATTACCGCTGGCTGGCGGCAGCCGGTGTGCTGTTGCTGGTCTGCACCGGATTGATCTGGCTCCTGCAGGTAAACAAAGGAAAGTATAATAGCATTGCCTCTCAGCTGCCTAATATTTCTGACAGCTCTATTACAGATACATTACAATATTATAACCGGGAAGAACCGGTAGCCTGGGGAAAAGCCACACCCGAGAAGCCGCTTGCAGTATCCATTCCGGCAGATACCGGCTTGCTGGCAGCCAGGGAACCCAGAGCAGGTGCATTTGCCGCTGAAACGCCTCTGGCAAGCGTAATGAGAAGAGACGATTCTATCAGGCCTATGGCCGCAGCGCCTTCAATGGCCGATAGTCTGGAGGGAAGAGTAACTGAAGTTGCCGCTGTCCCGGCTTATAAAGCAGCCGCGGAGGAAATGGCTACCAGGAATGCTGCTGCCACTGCCCCCGCTGCAGCGCCCACAGTAACAACCCGCCTGATCCAGGGAAGGGTGAAAGCATTGAGCAACGCAGAAGGAATGCCAGGCGTAGCCGTTAGTGTTGAAGGCACCGGTAAAGGTGTAATAACGGATAATGAAGGTAATTTTTCTATCCGCGTAGCCGATACTGTAAAAGATGTAAAACTGGTGGTAGCTGCCGTCGGCTTCAAATCAAAGAAGCTGGACCTGAACCAGGCAGACGCTAACCTTGATATCACATTGAATGAACAGACAAGTGCATTATCAGATGTGGTCGTAACTGGTTACGGCAGCGGAAAAAAGGCGATCCACTATAGTCAGGACAGAGTTGTTTACCAGCCTCCTAGCCCGGTGAACGGGTACGAACAGTACAGGGAATACCTGGCTAAAAATGTCCAGTATCCTGCATCGGCGGCCGCCGCGAACATCACCGGAAGGGTGCGGGTATCTGTACGAGTGATGCCTGACGGTACACTGGAAGACATCAAAATAACAAGAAGGCTACAACCGGACTGCGATGCGGAAGCATTAAGAGCAGTAAAGGAAGGCCCGGAATGGAAACCCGCTTCCGATGGGAGGGCCACCCGCGTTCAGATAGATGTACCTTTCGGCCCTAAATAA
- a CDS encoding YqaE/Pmp3 family membrane protein — protein MTLIAILLPWLSFILRGRILTGLLCLILQITLIGWIPAAVWACISLQNAREDKRTRKLIRAMKEK, from the coding sequence ATGACACTTATCGCTATACTGTTGCCCTGGCTTTCCTTTATACTAAGGGGAAGGATACTCACGGGCCTTCTATGCCTCATTTTACAGATCACGCTGATCGGCTGGATACCTGCAGCTGTCTGGGCTTGTATATCATTACAGAACGCCCGGGAAGATAAAAGGACCAGGAAACTGATCAGGGCGATGAAAGAAAAATAG
- a CDS encoding LutB/LldF family L-lactate oxidation iron-sulfur protein encodes MHQNASTFLENSEKKATSLSHRQTINYNIGKYNTAVKAGKQQFSDLNTARERAKNIKWRALENLDKHLEEFESNFTRRGGKVIWAENAQQVLDEILAICEAKQCKSIVKSKSMATEEVHLNHFLAQHNIECVETDLGEYIQQLDGEPPYHIVTPAMHKSKEDVAQLFADKLGTPPNLTPQELTMVAREKLRQKYLDAEIGITGANFIIADIGGVAVTENEGNARLSTAFPKTHIVLVGIEKMLPSINDLALFWPLLATYGTGQQVTVYNSIFSGPRQENEIDGPEEMYVILMDNGRTNILEDTEARESLYCIRCGSCLNACPVYKNIGGHSYGTTYSGPIGAVITPHLQGMDNFMHLSYASSLCGNCTEVCPVRINIHELLLHNRHKAVEENYTSGGEKMSWFGWKQASLSRRMMNLVGGRTKNLFMKKFFARAWGDNRELPVFAPKSFNQLWKERKK; translated from the coding sequence ATGCACCAGAATGCCTCCACTTTTCTTGAAAATAGTGAGAAGAAAGCGACAAGCCTCAGTCATCGCCAAACGATCAATTATAACATTGGTAAGTATAACACGGCTGTTAAAGCGGGGAAACAACAGTTTTCCGATCTGAATACTGCACGGGAAAGGGCGAAGAACATCAAGTGGCGGGCGCTGGAGAACCTCGATAAACACCTGGAAGAATTTGAGTCAAACTTCACCCGCCGTGGCGGTAAAGTGATCTGGGCAGAAAATGCACAACAGGTACTGGACGAGATCCTGGCCATCTGTGAGGCCAAACAATGCAAAAGTATCGTAAAGAGCAAATCTATGGCCACGGAAGAGGTACACCTGAACCACTTCCTGGCACAGCATAATATTGAATGTGTAGAAACGGACCTCGGTGAATATATCCAGCAACTGGACGGCGAGCCTCCCTATCACATTGTTACGCCGGCCATGCATAAGAGCAAGGAAGACGTAGCTCAACTGTTTGCCGACAAACTGGGCACCCCCCCAAACCTGACACCTCAGGAACTAACCATGGTAGCGCGGGAAAAGCTGCGGCAGAAATACCTGGATGCCGAAATAGGCATTACCGGCGCCAACTTTATCATTGCCGATATCGGAGGCGTAGCGGTGACTGAGAACGAGGGCAATGCAAGGCTCAGTACCGCATTCCCCAAAACCCATATCGTGCTGGTCGGCATTGAAAAGATGCTGCCCTCTATCAATGATCTGGCGCTGTTCTGGCCATTGCTGGCTACTTATGGTACCGGTCAGCAGGTAACGGTATACAATTCCATCTTCAGTGGCCCGCGCCAGGAAAACGAAATAGACGGTCCGGAAGAAATGTATGTGATACTGATGGACAACGGCCGTACCAACATATTGGAAGACACAGAAGCCAGAGAGAGCCTTTATTGCATCCGCTGCGGCTCCTGCCTGAATGCCTGTCCTGTTTATAAAAATATCGGCGGCCATAGTTATGGAACTACTTACAGCGGCCCCATTGGCGCTGTTATTACCCCTCATCTGCAGGGGATGGACAACTTTATGCACCTCAGCTATGCCTCTTCCCTTTGTGGTAACTGTACAGAGGTATGTCCTGTAAGGATCAATATCCACGAATTACTGCTCCATAATCGCCATAAAGCCGTTGAGGAGAACTATACCTCCGGCGGCGAAAAAATGTCCTGGTTTGGCTGGAAACAGGCTAGTCTGAGCCGCAGGATGATGAACCTTGTGGGCGGCAGGACCAAAAACCTGTTCATGAAGAAGTTCTTCGCCAGGGCATGGGGAGACAACAGGGAATTGCCGGTGTTTGCACCCAAATCTTTCAACCAGCTGTGGAAAGAGAGAAAAAAATAG